From the Theobroma cacao cultivar B97-61/B2 chromosome 2, Criollo_cocoa_genome_V2, whole genome shotgun sequence genome, one window contains:
- the LOC18607119 gene encoding elongation factor 1-gamma 2 yields MALVLHAGKNNKNAVKALIAAQYCDVEVKLAENFEMGVTNKSPEFLKMNPIGKVPVLETPEGPVFESNAIARYVTRIKADNPLFGSTLIDYGHIEQWTDFAAMEIDVNISKWLYPRLGYGVHLPLAEEHAIASLKRALDALNTHLASNTYLVGHSVSLADIVMTCNLYLGFSQIMTKSFTSEFPHVERYFWTMVNQPNFKKILGEVKQAESVPPVASKKPAAQPKETKPKAKNEPKKEPKKEVEKPAKAEAAEEEEAPKPKPKNPLDLLPPSKMILDEWKRLYSNTKTNFREVAIKGFWDMYDPEGYSLWFCDYKYNEENTVSFVTMNKVGGFLQRMDLARKYAFGKMLVIGSEPPFKVKGLWLFRGQEIPQFVLDECYDMELYEWKKVDISDEAQKERVSQMIEDCEPFEGEPLLDAKCFK; encoded by the exons ATGGCTCTg GTCTTGCACGCGGgaaagaacaacaaaaatgCCGTCAAGGCACTCATTGCTGCACAATACTGTGATGTCGAGGTCAAATTAGCTGAAAACTTTGAGATGGGTGTCACAAATAAATCTCCTGAGTTCCTCAAGATGAACCCTATCGGGAAG GTTCCCGTTTTGGAAACACCTGAGGGTCCTGTATTTGAGAGCAATGCCATTGCTCGTTATG TTACTCGCATAAAGGCTGACAACCCTCTATTTGGTTCTACATTGATCGATTAT GGTCATATTGAGCAGTGGACTGATTTTGCAGCCATGGAAATTGAtgttaatatttcaaaatggCTCTATCCAAGACTTGGATATGGTGTACACCTTCCTCTG GCTGAGGAACATGCTATTGCTTCATTGAAGAGAGCACTAGACGCATTAAACACTCACCTTGCTTCCAACACCTATCTGGTTGGACATTCAGTCAGCCTTGCTGACATTGTCATGACATGCAACCTCTATTTGGGTTTCTCCCAGATCATGACTAAGAGCTTTACCTCTGAATTCCCTCATGTTGAGAGGTACTTCTGGACCATGGTTAATCAACcaaatttcaagaagattcTTGGTGAAGTGAAGCAAGCAGAGTCTGTGCCACCTGTTGCCTCAAAGAAGCCTGCTGCCCAGCCAAAAGAAACTAAACCAAAGGCCAAGAATGAACCAAAGAAAGAACCCAAAAAGGAGGTTGAGAAACCAGCTAAGGCAGAGGCTGCTGAGGAGGAAGAGGCACCAAAGCCCAAACCAAAGAATCCTCTTGATTTGCTGCCTCCAAGTAAGATGATACTGGATGAGTGGAAGAGGCTGTACTCTAATACAAAGACCAACTTCCGTGAGGTTGCAATTAAAG GATTCTGGGACATGTATGATCCTGAGGGATACTCACTCTGGTTCTGCGACTACAAGTACAATGAAGAGAATACAGTCTCATTTGTCACCATGAACAAGGTAGGGGGATTCCTGCAGCGAATGGATTTGGCACGCAAGTATGCATTTGGGAAGATGCTCGTGATCGGCTCTGAGCCCCCATTCAAAGTGAAGGGATTATGGCTTTTCCGTGGACAAGAGATCCCCCAATTTGTCCTCGATGAGTGCTATGACATGGAACTCTACGAGTGGAAGAAAGTTGACATCTCAGACGAAGCCCAAAAGGAACGTGTCAGTCAGATGATTGAAGACTGCGAGCCATTCGAGGGAGAGCCTCTTTTGGATGCCAAGTGCTTCAAGTGA
- the LOC108660922 gene encoding protein ECERIFERUM 1-like isoform X1 — MATKPGVLTDWPWKPLGNFKYAILTPWVIHSTYSLVMSKGEKEADLGYLLIFPLLMTRVLHNQIWISLSRYRTAKGKNRIVDKGIDFEQVDRESNWDDQIVLNGILFYLANMIMPGASHLPLWRSDGFIIVILLHMGPVEFLYYWLHRALHHHFLYSRYHSHHHSSIATEPITSVIHPFAEEVAYFLLFAIPLMTMVLTGTASIAAISSYITYTDFMNNMGHCNFELVPKWVFSTFPPLKFLMYTPSYHSLHHTQFRTNYSLFMPMYDYLYGTVDKSSDDLYETSLKRQEESPDIVHLTHLTTTDSIYHLRLGFASLASKPYAFKWYFTMAMWPLSCWSRVLAWFYGRTFVSESNTFNDLKLQSWVVPRYTMHYLLQREQKDLNYLIEEALLEADSKGAKVVSLGLLNQHEELNGNGELYIQRQPQLRIKLVDGSSLAAAVVVNSIPKETTQVLLTGRISKVGYAIALALCQKGVQVAAMNEDEYQKLQDSDCQFGKNLVLAENYDQKIWLVGEGLTDKEQLKATKGTVFIPFTQFPPKKLLKDCYYHTTPAMVAPKSLDNIHSCENWLARRVISAWRVAGIVHGLEGWNVHECGQTMFSMDKVWEASLHHGFCPLSLSI, encoded by the exons ATGGCAACCAAACCAGGCGTTCTCACAGACTGGCCTTGGAAACCTCTTGGGAACTTCAAG TATGCTATCTTGACTCCATGGGTGATTCACAGCACTTACTCTTTGGTGATGAGTAAAGGGGAAAAGGAGGCAGACCTTGGCTACTTACTCATATTCCCATTACTTATGACAAGAGTCCTTCACAATCAGATATGGATTTCTCTTTCTCGTTACCGAACTGCCAAAGGAAAAAACAGGATCGTTGACAAGGGCATCGACTTTGAGCAAGTTGACAGAGAAAGCAACTG GGATGACCAGATCGTTTTAAACGGAATTCTGTTCTACTTGGCAAATATGATAATGCCAGGAGCATCTCACTTGCCCCTATGGAGATCAGATGGATTTATAATCGTAATTCTACTCCATATGGGTCCTGTGGAGTTCCTGTACTATTGGTTGCACAGGGCACTGCACCATCATTTCCTCTACTCTCGTTACCACTCCCATCACCATTCCTCCATTGCCACTGAGCCCATTACCT CTGTCATCCACCCGTTTGCAGAAGAAGTTGCATACTTCTTGCTCTTTGCAATACCTTTAATGACAATGGTGTTAACCGGAACAGCTTCCATTGCAGCAATATCTAGTTACATAACTTACACTGACTTCATGAACAATATGGGACACTGCAACTTCGAACTGGTTCCAAAGTGGGTCTTCTCGACCTTCCCCCCTCTCAAGTTTCTCATGTACACTCCCTC gtatcactctttgcatcataCTCAGTTTCGGACCAATTACTCGCTATTCATGCCCATGTACGATTACTTATACGGTACTGTGGACAAGTCCTCGGATGATTTGTACGAGACTTCACTGAAAAGGCAGGAAGAGTCACCAGACATCGTACACCTGACGCATCTAACCACGACAGACTCCATCTACCATTTGCGGCTCGGCTTTGCTTCCTTGGCCTCCAAGCCCTACGCTTTCAAGTGGTACTTCACCATGGCGATGTGGCCTCTGTCATGTTGGTCTCGTGTCCTTGCTTGGTTCTATGGCCGTACATTTGTTTCAGAGAGCAACACCTTCAATGACCTCAAACTGCAATCTTGGGTGGTTCCAAGATACACCATGCAC TACCTCTTGCAAAGGGAGCAGAAGGATCTCAATTACTTAATCGAAGAGGCTTTGCTAGAAGCTGATAGCAAGGGAGCTAAGGTGGTGAGCTTAGGCCTTCTGAACCAG CATGAAGAGCTTAATGGGAATGGAGAGCTCTATATCCAGAGGCAACCTCAGCTTAGAATCAAGCTGGTGGATGGGAGCAGTTTAGCTGCTGCTGTGGTGGTGAACAGCATTCCCAAAGAAACAACCCAAGTTCTCCTGACAGGCAGGATTTCTAAAGTTGGTTATGCCATAGCCCTTGCTTTATGCCAGAAAGGTGTCCAG GTGGCTGCAATGAATGAGGATGAGTACCAGAAGTTACAAGACAGTGACTGCCAGTTTGGTAAAAACTTGGTTCTTGCAGAAAACTATGACCAAAAG ATATGGTTGGTGGGGGAAGGATTGACAGACAAAGAGCAGCTCAAGGCAACCAAAGGGACAGTGTTTATTCCCTTCACGCAATTCCCACCAAAGAAACTGCTCAAGGACTGCTACTACCACACTACTCCTGCCATGGTGGCTCCAAAATCTCTTGACAACATTCACTCTTGCGAG AATTGGTTGGCAAGAAGGGTGATAAGTGCATGGCGTGTGGCTGGGATCGTTCATGGTCTGGAAGGATGGAACGTCCATGAATGCGGTCAAACCATGTTTAGCATGGACAAAGTTTGGGAGGCCAGTCTCCACCATGGGTTTTGCCCTTTGTCACTCTCTATCTAA
- the LOC108660922 gene encoding protein ECERIFERUM 1-like isoform X2 encodes MATKPGVLTDWPWKPLGNFKYAILTPWVIHSTYSLVMSKGEKEADLGYLLIFPLLMTRVLHNQIWISLSRYRTAKGKNRIVDKGIDFEQVDRESNWDDQIVLNGILFYLANMIMPGASHLPLWRSDGFIIVILLHMGPVEFLYYWLHRALHHHFLYSRYHSHHHSSIATEPITSVIHPFAEEVAYFLLFAIPLMTMVLTGTASIAAISSYITYTDFMNNMGHCNFELVPKWVFSTFPPLKFLMYHSLHHTQFRTNYSLFMPMYDYLYGTVDKSSDDLYETSLKRQEESPDIVHLTHLTTTDSIYHLRLGFASLASKPYAFKWYFTMAMWPLSCWSRVLAWFYGRTFVSESNTFNDLKLQSWVVPRYTMHYLLQREQKDLNYLIEEALLEADSKGAKVVSLGLLNQHEELNGNGELYIQRQPQLRIKLVDGSSLAAAVVVNSIPKETTQVLLTGRISKVGYAIALALCQKGVQVAAMNEDEYQKLQDSDCQFGKNLVLAENYDQKIWLVGEGLTDKEQLKATKGTVFIPFTQFPPKKLLKDCYYHTTPAMVAPKSLDNIHSCENWLARRVISAWRVAGIVHGLEGWNVHECGQTMFSMDKVWEASLHHGFCPLSLSI; translated from the exons ATGGCAACCAAACCAGGCGTTCTCACAGACTGGCCTTGGAAACCTCTTGGGAACTTCAAG TATGCTATCTTGACTCCATGGGTGATTCACAGCACTTACTCTTTGGTGATGAGTAAAGGGGAAAAGGAGGCAGACCTTGGCTACTTACTCATATTCCCATTACTTATGACAAGAGTCCTTCACAATCAGATATGGATTTCTCTTTCTCGTTACCGAACTGCCAAAGGAAAAAACAGGATCGTTGACAAGGGCATCGACTTTGAGCAAGTTGACAGAGAAAGCAACTG GGATGACCAGATCGTTTTAAACGGAATTCTGTTCTACTTGGCAAATATGATAATGCCAGGAGCATCTCACTTGCCCCTATGGAGATCAGATGGATTTATAATCGTAATTCTACTCCATATGGGTCCTGTGGAGTTCCTGTACTATTGGTTGCACAGGGCACTGCACCATCATTTCCTCTACTCTCGTTACCACTCCCATCACCATTCCTCCATTGCCACTGAGCCCATTACCT CTGTCATCCACCCGTTTGCAGAAGAAGTTGCATACTTCTTGCTCTTTGCAATACCTTTAATGACAATGGTGTTAACCGGAACAGCTTCCATTGCAGCAATATCTAGTTACATAACTTACACTGACTTCATGAACAATATGGGACACTGCAACTTCGAACTGGTTCCAAAGTGGGTCTTCTCGACCTTCCCCCCTCTCAAGTTTCTCAT gtatcactctttgcatcataCTCAGTTTCGGACCAATTACTCGCTATTCATGCCCATGTACGATTACTTATACGGTACTGTGGACAAGTCCTCGGATGATTTGTACGAGACTTCACTGAAAAGGCAGGAAGAGTCACCAGACATCGTACACCTGACGCATCTAACCACGACAGACTCCATCTACCATTTGCGGCTCGGCTTTGCTTCCTTGGCCTCCAAGCCCTACGCTTTCAAGTGGTACTTCACCATGGCGATGTGGCCTCTGTCATGTTGGTCTCGTGTCCTTGCTTGGTTCTATGGCCGTACATTTGTTTCAGAGAGCAACACCTTCAATGACCTCAAACTGCAATCTTGGGTGGTTCCAAGATACACCATGCAC TACCTCTTGCAAAGGGAGCAGAAGGATCTCAATTACTTAATCGAAGAGGCTTTGCTAGAAGCTGATAGCAAGGGAGCTAAGGTGGTGAGCTTAGGCCTTCTGAACCAG CATGAAGAGCTTAATGGGAATGGAGAGCTCTATATCCAGAGGCAACCTCAGCTTAGAATCAAGCTGGTGGATGGGAGCAGTTTAGCTGCTGCTGTGGTGGTGAACAGCATTCCCAAAGAAACAACCCAAGTTCTCCTGACAGGCAGGATTTCTAAAGTTGGTTATGCCATAGCCCTTGCTTTATGCCAGAAAGGTGTCCAG GTGGCTGCAATGAATGAGGATGAGTACCAGAAGTTACAAGACAGTGACTGCCAGTTTGGTAAAAACTTGGTTCTTGCAGAAAACTATGACCAAAAG ATATGGTTGGTGGGGGAAGGATTGACAGACAAAGAGCAGCTCAAGGCAACCAAAGGGACAGTGTTTATTCCCTTCACGCAATTCCCACCAAAGAAACTGCTCAAGGACTGCTACTACCACACTACTCCTGCCATGGTGGCTCCAAAATCTCTTGACAACATTCACTCTTGCGAG AATTGGTTGGCAAGAAGGGTGATAAGTGCATGGCGTGTGGCTGGGATCGTTCATGGTCTGGAAGGATGGAACGTCCATGAATGCGGTCAAACCATGTTTAGCATGGACAAAGTTTGGGAGGCCAGTCTCCACCATGGGTTTTGCCCTTTGTCACTCTCTATCTAA